In the genome of Rissa tridactyla isolate bRisTri1 chromosome Z, bRisTri1.patW.cur.20221130, whole genome shotgun sequence, the window TTCAAACACAATAAACATGCAGAAATGTAGGCCAGACCCAAACCTCACTCATCACAAATTAATTTTGGAAGTGAACTTTGAAGTGAACTTTAAAGCTCTCAGTAAGATTTTGGCTAAGTAGAGTCTAGTTGAACAGCGGAAAAATTATTGAGAATTTTTGGCGCTGTATTTTAACCAATCAAAGGAGCCCAGGACTTGGGATgagtgtgtttcttttcttgtaaacAAATCAACACAACTTTCTCTCACCATGCATGTACCCTAACAGCCTTTACGTTACTGTAACAGTTCATAGCACCAGCTAAATAGAAGTCTGTCCTACAAGCACAGactaggaggagaaaagactcaGCGGTGCGGGTGATGGAAAAGAAGGGTTGCACAACATTACTCACCACCAGAGGAATGGAGCAGATGACCACCACCAGGGAAGTGGCAATGAGCAGAATAACCATCTGGATCTCTGCTCCGGCCATCCGACGGAAGCTCCGGCGTCTGCGAAAGTCAGATAAACGGCTGGAGGTGGTGTCTGTCCCCAAGGATGTGCGTCGCATGAACTGGCGGTGCATGCGAATTAGGGCCACGCACACCAGGATGTTGCAGATCACGGTGACCATGATCAGGAAAGAGCTGAAGCCGGCGTACATGTAGGAATATGCCGCATGGGTGGCCTCCTTTGCTTGCCAGTCTATGAAACACCAAGTGTAAGGGTACTGCAAGGTAGATCTGCCGAGACCCATGCTGGGGAGGGCACAGAACAGCACGTTGGAAGCGTAGATGGCAAAGAGCGTGAGCCCTGCCAGCTTCTTGTCTACATAATGGTTGTAGAAATAGGCATGGTTGATGGCCAGGTACCTTTCTATAGACATGGCACATATAATGCTGAGACCAGAGAGTCcaaagaagaggaggatgaaggagcTGTACTCACACAGCGCCGGTCCTCCCGGCCAGCGGTTCTGCAGGTAAGTGGCAATAGTGACCGGACTCACCAGGCAGGTCCCCAAGAGATCGGTGACTGCCAGCCCGCAGACCAGCGTGTAGAAGGTGGTCTCCTTCTGCTCCTTCCTGGACTTGCAGAGCACCACGATGGCTATGAGGTTGCCCACCACGCCAAAGATGAACATGACGGTGGGAATGGTGGGGGGCTTTCCACCCTCGGCCCCGCTGGCCGTCCCGTTGGCGGAGCCGTTCGCAGGTGGCATGATGGTGGGGTCGAAGGACATGGTGCCCGCACTGCGTTGCCGCCGGGGAGCCGAGTGATGAAGGCAGGAGCTGGTccaaaaaggaaaggcaaagtaagggagggcaggggcgtgaaaataaaaattcaaatgagggagaatttaaaggaaaaaaaaaaaaaaaggtggtgtgtttttgtttaaaaaaaaaaggaaaaaaaggtccaAAAAGGGAGCCGAAGAGGGGTGCTGTCTGGTAGCGGGGGGAGCCGCGGCCGCCTCTCCCCGCGCAGACCGCGGCGCTCCGCCGCCCAGCCCGGGGGGGCCCAAGCGCGGAGCGGAGCCCGGCGGAACCCGGCCGCCTCAGCGCCTCTCGCACCGACGGCGAGGAGGACTGTGCGCGGCGCTGGGGCGGCcctgggcgggcgggcggcggcggctccaggtgccgcggggggcggcgcgggAAGGTGCCGGAGCGCAGTGGCCGCCGCTCATCCCCCTCCCGCCGAGCCGGCGGTGTAGTGCGGTGCGGCGCGGTGCGATGCGCAGCGCCGGCTCTCCTCTCACTGCCaccccgccgcgctcccgccgaGTTTCGCCGAggagggcgggggcggccggggcagcTCCCGCCGCTCCTCCCCGCCCTCTCGCCCCATTGGGCCGCGCCGCGGAGGGCAGGTtgagcggggccgggcgcgggcgACACcgcccggggctgccggcggggcgaggcggggcgtCCGTTGGCGGCGTCcgttgggggggtgtgggggggagtgtgtgtgtctgtgtgaggGGACGGCGGGCAGCGGCCAGGACGGCGGCACCTGCCCGCTCGGCCGTGTCGCGGAggccccccgggccgccccgcggTGGTCGTGGATGGCAGGGAGGGCTCCTCGCACCTTCCACTGAGGGGCACCGCGCCCTGAGGGGCCGCCATGTTCCAGCGCGGGGGCCTGGACGGggcgcccggcccccgccgggggTGAGGCCGTGTCACCTCCCTGTcccagggaaggaagggagcCCTTCACCGGCTGCTGGTTCGAGAGTGGCAGCGCTGGTCTCTCCAGCTGGGAGAGGCCGCGGCGGGCCGTCTGTCACAAAGGGAAGCGCAGGTGATATCACCGAGCGCCGTGGCTGGCAGCGGACCCTTTTGCATCGGGCGGACATGACTGCGGCGGAAGAGAAGATCTACTGATGTACTGCATGTATCCTCTGTTAGTGAGGTTATTAAACACAGGAAGGGTGTGTGTACATTCGAGGGAAGTGTTTGGAAGCGTTTATATGTTTGTTTCAAGAACTTGTTTTGTCTTGACTGTGACACGATCACATTACGCTTGCAAAGCCTCAGGATTGTGGCTCAGTCTTCAGCTGGGCTGATGGAGGGACAGCAGTCGCTGTTATACGGTGCCTCTGTGGCAGCTTTCGCCCCAGCGGTGGTGGTGTCCTTAGTCCAGAAATGTCCACAGAAACCTACCACTGTGACAGGCACACGCATGGTGTTGCTGCTGGAGGGGAAAGTCCTGGTGATCCATATTAATGCCGTTGGGTCAGGGATGGAGCTTCACACCGTCATACTGGATCGGACATCCGGATCCAGCTGGTCTAACACCCGTTCTTGTACATGAGGTGACATCATTTGCTGCAGGGAACACAACGTGTGCCCTGAAGCATGACATTTGTATCCCTACAAGAACCTCTTCTCTGTCATAAAGGCAAAATGTCTTGTAAAAGTCTGATCACTTTTCAGTGTTACTGTCCGCCCCTCTCTCTTCTTTTAAGCCTGTGAAAGTGATGCCTGTGGATGTACTAGCATTCAGTAAAGTCACGATAGTATCATGACGTACTGACAGCAAAATGTATGAGAGAGAACAAGTGTGAACTGTGGGAAAGAGAGGAGTTTCAGTTTTCAATGCTGTGtgaacaaacattaaaaaaaagccattttatatATGATCAGCGTTTTAGTACTGTTATCTAACTGCTTTGAAAACTAAAatgcttcctattttttttaCGTGTGAAATAACACAGGGATAAATGATAGTAATGGTGGCAGTTTGGTCtgttcagagaaaataaacacttttgcTAGTATTGACATCTCTTTATCTTTTACAAAATTGGAAAATCATTCAATCAGAAGCATAGAGCTACATGTGGGAGTAGAGGTTGCTCACTTAGGTTTGCCTAATTGTCAGAAGCAAATTATAAGCACTTCAAAATACTtccaaaagaaagcacagcagaaacattgctttttcgtctcttttaaacagttttctgGCTGTTTCAGGAAAGCTGACCCAGGTACAGAGCAGGCGCTGCATTCGGGTGGTGTAATTGCACGTGCTTTCTCAATAGTCCTTCTTTCTGACACTGGGAATTTGGTGCTCTGGTATTAGAGGCCGTAATGTGGGATTAAGTTAACACAGGTGCAGCAGTCATTACTAGAATGGGAAAATTACCTTGCTTCCCTGAAGTGGTGCAAAGGTTTTTAATGACTAAGGGCAGAGgaagtaatttgtttttctttgttggtgcctttttttcactttttttcttatctACAGATCCAGTCTTACGAGGTATTCTGACCCTCTCATAACAGACTGTGTGTCTTCAGAAGTTTCAATCTATAGTACAGGGTGCTCATGTCCTTCTGTGGGTACGCATACATGTGTGCGTATGTGAAGGagcaaatgctgtttttcatgCTATAATGTCGGTCTTATAATGGATACCTCTAAAGAACTAATCGAAAATGTAGGGAAGCCAGGAAAATCcataaagaaacagcaaaagtgTAGTTTTGAGTGCAAGGATAGTCATATCAGTTTTGTGAAATAGCGTTAGTTCTTTAATTAGAGAATACGATAGTCACAGAATTGTGGGACAGGTTGCACGTGAGCTTACTGTATCTACCCATTGTGTAAAACTTTTAGAGTCATTAGAAGAATTCAGTAACTTCCAGGAGTTTCCCTTTGAACTAATGGTTCTGATATCTAGAACTCCTGGTCAAGATGAAAAGCGTAACCACACAAAAGCCTTAGTCTTCAGAGCAAAGAAGAGACTTAAAGTGgaactgaaaaactgaagaaattccACTTGCAATGTGGGTAGTCATGCTGTCCTAGCAGCAATGTCCCATGTTGTAGCATTGAGTAACCACCAAAGAACTGTTTGTGTGGAAACCACTTAGGTGAGAAGTCAaaatatcacaaagaaaaaatgaaagctttggaTTGTGTATGGAatcatgttagaaaaaaaaacccttttgtttaaaaagtagtAGATTAGAAAACATGGACACTGAAAATGATTAGGATAAACTTTAACTTGCCTCAGAGCAAACTTTTTCTGACTTTAATGTTACAACTTTGAGAAGATTCATCCTGAAATACATGAGTCAACTACTATAGCTTGATTAGTTGAGTTGTTAACTAAAATGTGGTTATATTTCAAGCTTggtgaaaaatttaaattaaaata includes:
- the PTGER4 gene encoding prostaglandin E2 receptor EP4 subtype — translated: MSFDPTIMPPANGSANGTASGAEGGKPPTIPTVMFIFGVVGNLIAIVVLCKSRKEQKETTFYTLVCGLAVTDLLGTCLVSPVTIATYLQNRWPGGPALCEYSSFILLFFGLSGLSIICAMSIERYLAINHAYFYNHYVDKKLAGLTLFAIYASNVLFCALPSMGLGRSTLQYPYTWCFIDWQAKEATHAAYSYMYAGFSSFLIMVTVICNILVCVALIRMHRQFMRRTSLGTDTTSSRLSDFRRRRSFRRMAGAEIQMVILLIATSLVVVICSIPLVVRVFVNQLYQPESVKDVRQNPDLQAIRIASVNPILDPWVYILLRKTVLSKAIEKIKCLFCRIGGARRQHSGANFNCVDGRRTSSAMSSQSPSFISRELREISSTSQTLLYPPELSESSVGGRVLLPGPSASLAQSDTTSVRTLRSSETSDSSQGQDSESVFLVNEVRPGGGASSASKGSPLQVTFPTETLNLSEKCI